A region from the Branchiostoma floridae strain S238N-H82 chromosome 9, Bfl_VNyyK, whole genome shotgun sequence genome encodes:
- the LOC118422200 gene encoding uncharacterized protein LOC118422200, producing the protein MKRIVGVGVPLVLILAVSAYLILTALKKDPLSEPGHRVIKRSLPLPDELQDAIRAAAAEDAPAYVKDKRFLPAIANLAGKLLSSGGSFDAGKLTDTINQLGGMENMGPDIMAQSVKQEAEVEAEVEKEVAQETVEKIFGKAEHEKKEDDGDDDDDGGDGQEHEIKAEVDFIAQKGMVEDDMFAPPGMEMKIDVEEDPGEESEPDESSEPMAFSYPVGMGPALMNGCFGTGYVEGDPCWNKMDVIPVCWVSFESRI; encoded by the exons ATGAAGAGGATAGTTGGTGTTGGagtgcccttggtgctgatcttgGCCGTCTCCGCGTACCTCATCCTGACTGCGTTAAAGAAGGACCCATTGTCTGAACCCGGACACCGCGTCATCAAACGGTCCCTAC CATTGCCAGATGAACTCCAAGATGCCATTcgagcagcagctgctgaagacGCCCCTGCTTACGTTAAGGACAAACGCTTCCTCCCGGCCATTGCGAACCTTGCTGGAAAACTTTTAT CATCAGGAGGGAGCTTCGATGCAGGAAAACTGACCGACACAATAAATCAACTGGGCGGCATGGAGAACATGGGACCGGACATCATGGCGCAAAGTGTGAAACAGGAGGCTGAGGTCGAGGCAGAAGTGGAAAAAGAGGTGGCCCAGGAAACGGTCGAAAAGATATTTGGAAAAG CTGAacatgaaaagaaagaagatgatggagatgatgatgatgacggtgGTGACGGCCAGGAGCATGAGATAAAG GCTGAAGTAGACTTCATTGCACAGAAGGGCATGGTTGAGGATGACATGTTCGCTCCACCAGGGATGGAGATGAAAATAGACGTGGAGGAAGACCCCGG GGAGGAAAGCGAACCCGATGAAAGTTCCGAACCAATGGCGTTCTCTTACCCTGTGGGGATGGGTCCTGCTCTGATGAACGGATGTTTCGGAACAGGATACGTAGAGGGTGATCCATGCTGGAACAAGATGGATGTCATCCCTGTCTGCTGGGTGAGTTTTGAATCCCGGATTTAA